Proteins from one Cryptomeria japonica chromosome 4, Sugi_1.0, whole genome shotgun sequence genomic window:
- the LOC131079824 gene encoding probable disease resistance protein At4g33300 yields the protein MVSMIANCMHGESHKAWMRATNKICKRKGLYRLPQISTDSLTDVLCQHLQYALHFGSIDSLDDVLKECFLDLGLFPADKKICADALLDIWVYVRKLPRHNASAILPELARRNLLDLTSNARESTTNQYGNASEVYFSQHDGTRDLALYFGHHDNILHRKRLVIERKDFCSLEKWELLRDTAFETQILSILTGPMDENDWYDMNFPETEALFLFFSSTEYFLPQFLKSMKKLKFLMIYNCGSNKAIVKGLDVLSSLTQLKSVRLERLILPFVEKQGIEELQNIEKLSLSLCEGFENISTFTKVQDFNLDHSNDSDLPFGICNMPSTLSCSITNCHQLQILPYDFGNMINLKMLRLSALPRLEQLPVSIGKLVRLEYLDISLCEGLKELPKEIGQLKKLRELDMRECTRLMALPSTVCELSSLKLVTCDETIGKQWLRAKNISILGLRVEFVEARFSLDWLDD from the exons ATGGTTTCGATGATTGCAAACTGTATGCATGGGGAATCGCACAAGGCTTGGATGAGGGCAACGAACAAGATTTGTAAAAGAAAAGGGTTATATAGATTGCCGCAGATCAGTACTGACTCCTTAACAGATGTACTTTGTCAGCATCTGCAATATGCCCTCCATTTTGGCAGTATTGACTCCTTAGATGATGTACTCAAGGAATGTTTCTTAGACTTGGGGTTATTTCCCGCAGACAAGAAAATATGTGCTGATGCACTTCTGGACATTTGGGTTTATGTTCGAAAGCTACCAAGGCATAATGCTTCTGCCATCTTACCAGAACTCGCAAGAAGAAATCTGCTAGATTTAACTAGCAATGCGAG AGAAAGTACAACCAACCAATATGGAAATGCTTCAGAGGTATACTTTTCCCAGCATGATGGAACGCGAGATTTGGCCTTGTATTTTGGGCACCATGACAATATACTACACCGCAAGAGGTTGGTCATAGAAAGGAAGGACTTTTGTTCGTTAGAGAAATGGGAGTTGCTCAGAGACACGGCATTTGAGACTCAAATTCTCTCCATTCTCACCG GCCCTATGGACGAAAATGACTGGTATGATATGAATTTCCCTGAAACAGAGGCTCTGTTTTTATTCTTTTCTTCAACAGAATACTTTCTTCCCCAATTTCTGAAATCGATGAAGAAACTGAAGTTTCTGATGATATACAATTGCGGTTCAAACAAGGCAATAGTGAAAGGTCTAGATGTCTTATCATCACTCACTCAACTCAAGAGTGTCCGCTTGGAGAGGTTGATTTTACCCTTTGTTGAAAAACAGGGCATTGAAGAGCTGCAGAACATAGAGAAGCTATCTTTGAGCTTATGTGAAGGATTTGAAAATATATCCACATTCACCAAGGTACAAGATTTTAACCTGGACCACAGCAATGATTCGGACTTACCTTTTGGTATCTGCAATATGCCCTCTACTCTGTCATGCTCTATTACCAACTGCCATCAGCTTCAAATTTTACCATATGACTTTGGAAATATGATCAATCTGAAAATGTTGAGGTTATCGGCATTACCACGCCTGGAACAGCTTCCTGTGTCAATTGGGAAACTTGTACGGTTGGAATATTTAGACATTTCACTATGCGAGGGCTTGAAAGAACTTCCAAAGGAAATAGGCCAGCTCAAGAAATTGAGGGAGCTTGATATGAGAGAATGTACTCGTTTGATGGCGCTACCTTCAACTGTTTGTGAACTAAGTTCCCTGAAGCTTGTTACCTGTGATGAGACGATAGGGAAGCAATGGTTGCGAGCCAAGAACATTTCTATTCTTGGGCTTAGAGTTGAATTTGTGGAAGCACGCTTTAGTTTGGATTGGCTTGATGATTGA